A DNA window from Paenibacillus andongensis contains the following coding sequences:
- a CDS encoding helix-turn-helix transcriptional regulator translates to MEIIERVKKHAPITGENLAEMLGIARPTIRSDLALLVMLGYLDAKPKVGYFLGKTLEREESSYKKLDGIYVKDVMGLPVVLQETATVNDAVVSLFLENVGTLMIVSSNRALVGIVSRKDLLKVTLGNASAPSMPISLVMTRHPNIVTVSPEDHVIDAARKMIHHQVDSLPVVSLEPEQDQYGVIGRITKTTMTKLMLELAAN, encoded by the coding sequence ATGGAAATCATAGAACGTGTAAAGAAACATGCTCCGATTACTGGAGAAAACCTAGCAGAGATGCTCGGAATCGCTCGTCCAACCATTCGTTCCGACCTTGCCCTGCTAGTTATGCTAGGTTATTTGGATGCGAAGCCTAAGGTTGGTTATTTTCTCGGAAAAACGCTGGAGCGTGAAGAATCTTCGTACAAAAAACTGGATGGCATTTATGTGAAAGATGTAATGGGCTTACCTGTCGTTCTTCAAGAAACAGCTACGGTGAATGATGCCGTCGTCTCTCTGTTTCTTGAGAATGTAGGTACTCTGATGATTGTGAGCAGTAATCGGGCATTAGTTGGCATTGTCTCTAGAAAAGATTTGTTAAAGGTAACGTTAGGCAATGCGAGTGCTCCTTCCATGCCGATTAGTCTTGTGATGACGAGACACCCGAACATCGTTACCGTAAGTCCGGAGGACCACGTCATTGATGCCGCACGAAAAATGATTCATCATCAAGTTGACAGCCTGCCCGTTGTGAGTTTGGAACCTGAACAAGACCAGTATGGCGTAATTGGACGAATAACGAAAACAACCATGACCAAATTAATGTTGGAACTAGCAGCGAATTAG